The following are encoded in a window of Bacillus oleivorans genomic DNA:
- the sufC gene encoding Fe-S cluster assembly ATPase SufC gives MAGSALTIKDLHVEIDGKEILKGVNLEVRGGEIHAIMGPNGTGKSTLSSAIMGHPKYEVTQGTIELDGENVLEMEVDERARAGLFLAMQYPSEISGVTNADFLRSAINSRREEGDEISLMKFIRTMDEKMELLEMDPDMAQRYLNEGFSGGEKKRNEILQLMMIEPKIAILDEIDSGLDIDALKVVSKGINEMRSDEFGCLIITHYQRLLNYITPDYVHVMMQGRIVKSGGPELAQRLEAEGYDWIKKELGIEDETVEQEA, from the coding sequence ATGGCTGGTTCTGCTTTAACAATTAAAGATTTACATGTAGAAATCGATGGAAAAGAAATTTTAAAAGGGGTTAACCTTGAAGTTAGAGGTGGCGAAATTCATGCCATCATGGGACCAAACGGTACTGGTAAATCTACTCTTTCTTCAGCTATTATGGGTCACCCTAAATATGAAGTCACTCAAGGAACGATTGAATTAGATGGAGAAAATGTTTTGGAAATGGAAGTAGACGAACGAGCCCGTGCCGGACTATTTCTCGCAATGCAATATCCAAGTGAAATTAGCGGTGTTACCAATGCTGACTTTTTACGTTCGGCCATTAATTCCCGCCGTGAAGAAGGCGATGAAATTTCACTTATGAAGTTCATTCGCACAATGGATGAAAAAATGGAATTACTAGAAATGGATCCAGATATGGCACAACGATATCTGAACGAAGGATTTTCAGGCGGAGAGAAAAAACGCAACGAAATTCTTCAACTTATGATGATCGAGCCTAAGATTGCGATCTTAGATGAGATTGACTCTGGATTAGACATAGATGCATTAAAGGTTGTATCAAAAGGAATCAATGAAATGAGAAGTGATGAGTTTGGATGCCTAATCATTACTCACTATCAACGATTACTTAACTACATTACTCCAGATTACGTACATGTTATGATGCAAGGACGAATTGTTAAATCCGGAGGTCCTGAACTTGCTCAGCGCTTAGAAGCAGAGGGATATGACTGGATCAAAAAAGAACTTGGTATTGAAGACGAAACTGTAGAACAAGAAGCGTAA
- a CDS encoding carboxymuconolactone decarboxylase family protein — MEEHNQTRNSVTDSLYAYKVGLGAYTEKMPDLVHRFNEFTQTCFQEGTLNQKQKQLIALGISLYSQDEYCIIYHTKGCLDQGCTEEEILEVIGVTAAFGGGAALSQGVTLVQEAIKELGQQMH; from the coding sequence ATGGAAGAGCATAATCAAACAAGAAATTCAGTAACCGATTCACTATATGCATATAAGGTTGGTCTTGGTGCCTATACCGAAAAAATGCCTGACCTTGTTCATAGGTTTAATGAATTTACTCAGACGTGCTTTCAGGAAGGAACTCTTAACCAAAAACAAAAGCAGCTTATCGCACTTGGAATCAGTCTCTATTCTCAAGATGAATATTGCATTATTTACCACACAAAGGGCTGCTTAGATCAGGGATGCACTGAGGAAGAAATATTAGAAGTGATTGGAGTAACTGCCGCGTTTGGCGGTGGTGCAGCTTTAAGCCAAGGGGTTACACTGGTCCAAGAAGCCATCAAAGAACTAGGTCAGCAAATGCATTAA
- a CDS encoding MetQ/NlpA family ABC transporter substrate-binding protein — MKKWFSLIFIFSFALVLAACGTANNENEGAEGNGDANNDAAEEETTTLVVGASNVPHAVILEKAKPLLEAKGIELQIEEYTDYIFPNQDLDNETLDANYFQHIPYLEAQIAEHGYDFVNAGGIHIEPIGVYSKKYDSLEDLPDGAVIIMSNSIPDHGRILTMLENEGLIKLDENVEKTAAEVKDIVENPKNLQFEYDYEAALLPQLYEEGEGDAILINSNYAIDNGLNPVEDAIALENSESPYVNVIAVRSGDEDSEAIQTLIEVLRSEEIQNFILEEYGGAVVPVSGE, encoded by the coding sequence ATGAAAAAATGGTTTTCACTTATATTCATTTTTTCTTTTGCCCTTGTTTTAGCTGCATGTGGCACTGCAAACAATGAAAATGAAGGTGCAGAAGGCAATGGAGATGCGAATAATGATGCTGCCGAAGAAGAGACTACAACACTAGTTGTGGGAGCTTCTAACGTGCCTCACGCTGTTATTTTAGAGAAGGCTAAACCGCTTCTTGAAGCAAAGGGAATTGAACTTCAAATCGAGGAATACACAGATTATATTTTTCCAAATCAAGACCTTGATAACGAAACTTTGGATGCAAACTACTTCCAGCACATTCCTTACCTAGAAGCTCAAATTGCGGAACATGGTTATGACTTTGTTAATGCTGGCGGCATCCACATTGAGCCAATCGGTGTCTACTCTAAGAAATATGACAGCCTTGAGGATTTACCAGATGGTGCTGTGATTATTATGAGTAACTCAATTCCTGATCATGGCCGTATCTTAACGATGCTAGAAAATGAGGGTCTTATTAAGTTAGATGAAAATGTTGAAAAAACAGCTGCTGAAGTGAAAGACATTGTAGAAAATCCAAAAAACCTTCAGTTCGAATACGATTATGAAGCCGCTCTCCTGCCACAACTGTACGAGGAAGGCGAAGGGGATGCAATTTTAATTAACTCTAACTATGCAATCGATAATGGACTAAACCCTGTTGAAGACGCAATCGCTCTTGAAAATAGTGAATCTCCATATGTCAACGTAATTGCTGTTCGTTCAGGTGATGAAGATTCTGAAGCGATTCAAACATTGATTGAGGTTCTTCGCTCTGAAGAAATTCAAAACTTTATTTTAGAAGAATACGGCGGTGCAGTTGTACCGGTTTCTGGAGAATAA
- a CDS encoding methionine ABC transporter permease, whose amino-acid sequence MLSTWFPNVDWENMWVATEETLYMTGISVVFTFIFGILLGLLLFLTSKGNLWENRLVNVVTSGFVNIFRSIPFIILIVLLLGFTKFLMGTVRGPNGALPALIIGSAPFYARMVEIAFREIDKGVIEAARAMGAKASTIIWKVLLPESMPALVSGITVTAIALVGYTAMAGVIGAGGLGTLAYLDGFQRSREDVTLAATILVLIIVFVLQFIGDFITKILDKR is encoded by the coding sequence ATGCTTAGCACATGGTTCCCTAATGTTGACTGGGAAAATATGTGGGTGGCAACAGAAGAAACGTTATATATGACAGGAATTTCTGTTGTTTTTACCTTTATCTTTGGAATTTTATTAGGACTATTATTATTTTTAACGTCAAAAGGAAACCTATGGGAAAACCGTCTGGTCAATGTCGTAACATCTGGGTTTGTCAACATTTTCAGATCGATCCCATTCATCATATTGATTGTGTTATTGCTTGGTTTTACAAAATTCCTGATGGGTACGGTCCGCGGGCCAAATGGTGCGCTGCCGGCACTCATCATTGGATCAGCTCCGTTTTACGCGAGAATGGTCGAAATTGCTTTTCGAGAAATAGATAAAGGTGTCATTGAGGCAGCCCGGGCAATGGGCGCAAAGGCATCGACCATTATTTGGAAGGTGCTGCTTCCTGAGTCAATGCCTGCTTTAGTTTCAGGAATAACTGTTACCGCAATTGCCCTTGTAGGGTATACTGCGATGGCTGGCGTAATTGGTGCCGGCGGACTTGGAACATTGGCGTATTTAGACGGGTTCCAGCGCAGCCGGGAAGACGTTACTTTGGCAGCCACAATTCTCGTACTAATCATTGTGTTCGTCCTCCAATTTATTGGAGATTTTATAACAAAAATTTTAGACAAACGATAA
- a CDS encoding methionine ABC transporter ATP-binding protein: protein MISIQKVSKLFKSKQGTIKAVNNVNIEIKDGEIFGVIGYSGAGKSTLIRMLNGLEKPTDGEIQVGEKTISSIKGKDLRLARQKIGMIFQHFNLLWSRTVFDNIAFPLEIAGIPKKERIAKVNELIKLVGLEGREKAYPSQLSGGQKQRVGIARALANDPKVLLCDEATSALDPQTTDSILELLVDINQKLGLTIVLITHEMHVIQKICHRVAVMEAGSVVEIGSVLDVFKNPKQPVTKRFVQQVTEPEEARETIDHLIKQYPEGKIVKLSFVGESAEKPVITSIIREYPVSVNILQGKISHTQHGSYGSLFIHLNGADQDIEKVLSFLEKEQVGTEVLTNA, encoded by the coding sequence TTGATTTCGATTCAAAAGGTATCCAAATTATTTAAATCAAAGCAAGGCACGATTAAAGCTGTTAATAATGTTAACATCGAAATCAAAGATGGTGAGATTTTCGGTGTAATCGGCTATAGCGGAGCTGGTAAAAGTACACTTATTCGAATGCTGAACGGATTGGAAAAACCAACAGATGGAGAGATCCAAGTGGGCGAGAAAACCATCTCATCCATTAAAGGTAAAGACCTGCGTCTGGCAAGACAGAAGATCGGAATGATTTTTCAGCATTTCAATTTACTATGGTCGAGAACGGTTTTTGATAATATAGCTTTTCCATTAGAAATTGCAGGTATTCCGAAAAAAGAACGGATTGCTAAAGTTAATGAACTCATTAAACTTGTTGGACTTGAAGGAAGAGAGAAAGCTTATCCGTCTCAGCTAAGCGGCGGTCAGAAACAAAGAGTAGGGATTGCAAGAGCACTGGCCAATGACCCAAAAGTGTTGTTATGTGATGAGGCCACTTCAGCACTTGACCCACAGACCACAGATTCTATTCTTGAATTACTTGTAGATATTAATCAAAAACTAGGGCTAACTATTGTGTTAATTACACATGAAATGCATGTGATTCAAAAAATCTGCCACCGTGTAGCCGTCATGGAAGCGGGTTCGGTCGTAGAAATTGGTTCTGTGTTAGATGTATTTAAAAATCCGAAGCAGCCTGTAACCAAACGATTTGTTCAGCAGGTAACAGAACCAGAAGAGGCTAGAGAAACGATTGATCATTTAATTAAACAATATCCAGAAGGAAAAATTGTAAAGCTTTCCTTTGTTGGTGAAAGTGCAGAGAAACCTGTCATCACTTCGATTATTCGTGAATATCCGGTTTCGGTTAATATCCTTCAGGGGAAAATTTCGCACACACAGCATGGTTCATATGGATCCTTGTTCATCCATTTAAATGGGGCTGATCAGGATATTGAAAAGGTTCTATCCTTCTTAGAGAAAGAGCAAGTGGGGACGGAGGTGTTAACAAATGCTTAG
- a CDS encoding SCP2 sterol-binding domain-containing protein has translation MKEKVLSWLDRLEDRTDLHLLIPPYQTIVSIESDEEKINFILAKDKCEKVESETEPDVSVRGNAQSIQKLLAGTEMLQTLFKQREISIKGTYRTVLLLESLCWLNKS, from the coding sequence ATGAAAGAGAAAGTTTTATCATGGTTAGACCGATTAGAGGATCGAACTGATTTGCATTTGCTCATTCCTCCATATCAAACGATCGTCTCGATTGAGAGTGATGAGGAGAAAATAAACTTTATTCTTGCAAAAGACAAATGTGAAAAAGTAGAGTCAGAGACAGAGCCCGATGTATCAGTGCGCGGAAATGCCCAATCGATTCAAAAGCTTTTAGCCGGAACTGAGATGCTGCAAACCTTATTTAAACAAAGAGAAATTAGCATTAAAGGAACCTATCGCACCGTTTTGTTATTAGAATCACTTTGCTGGTTAAATAAGTCATAG
- a CDS encoding MFS transporter, which yields MVFINGWVKQYKGYHRNVKLAQASNILSQIGMGIFLVIYNFYVRELGYNEEVNGQVIALTSLATAIVLIPAGIISDRTSRKQVMIVGSFMAAVSLLFRGIFEMENLLLLFAFLTGGVMAFFQVSVVPWLAENSTPQERVHLFSFHFAVMTASNVIGNLIGGGLTDFLSLFMSELLAIRWTLLLGSILFFVSVIPLFLLKETAKIRKNKSEKRIPTVQNWKEKKNSLILIAIFAFSQLLIGFGAGLVIPYLNLYFADRFQASPSIVGLIISGGQAATAIAMFIGPAVVKRVGEVNAVFYLQLLSLPFLLITAYTQHLWVAGVAFLFRQALMNAGNPIQASLVMGKVDNEMKGLANSVNQMVFNLGWAVMGPVSTGIVIQYGAYWGYAAVFSITAVLYVIGSFYFFFMLRSSFFERLANSQKVEVSNTAG from the coding sequence ATGGTGTTTATAAACGGTTGGGTCAAACAATATAAAGGATATCACCGGAATGTTAAGCTTGCCCAAGCTTCTAATATTCTTTCACAAATTGGCATGGGGATCTTCCTTGTCATCTATAATTTTTACGTGCGTGAGCTAGGCTATAATGAAGAAGTAAATGGGCAAGTTATTGCATTAACTTCACTAGCCACAGCGATTGTTTTAATTCCAGCAGGGATCATTAGTGATAGAACGAGCCGGAAACAGGTTATGATCGTTGGTTCCTTTATGGCCGCCGTTTCCTTATTGTTTCGGGGAATTTTTGAAATGGAGAACCTGCTGCTCTTGTTTGCGTTTTTAACAGGGGGGGTCATGGCCTTTTTTCAGGTTTCCGTTGTCCCATGGTTAGCGGAAAACTCGACACCTCAGGAACGAGTCCATTTGTTTAGCTTTCACTTTGCTGTTATGACTGCTTCGAATGTTATCGGGAATTTAATAGGCGGCGGGCTAACTGATTTTCTCTCCCTGTTCATGTCAGAATTACTGGCGATTCGATGGACCCTGCTTTTAGGCAGTATCCTTTTCTTTGTAAGTGTCATTCCTCTATTTTTATTAAAAGAAACGGCAAAAATAAGGAAAAATAAATCCGAAAAAAGAATACCGACTGTACAAAATTGGAAAGAAAAGAAAAACAGTTTAATATTAATTGCTATTTTTGCATTTTCCCAGCTTTTAATTGGATTTGGTGCAGGCCTTGTTATCCCTTACCTAAATCTATATTTTGCTGATCGCTTCCAGGCAAGTCCGTCGATTGTGGGTCTGATTATATCCGGCGGCCAGGCTGCAACGGCGATTGCAATGTTTATCGGTCCGGCTGTTGTAAAAAGAGTAGGGGAAGTCAACGCCGTTTTTTACCTTCAGCTTTTATCCCTTCCGTTCTTATTAATAACAGCCTATACGCAGCATTTATGGGTGGCTGGGGTAGCCTTTTTATTCCGCCAGGCCCTTATGAATGCCGGAAATCCTATTCAGGCTTCACTTGTTATGGGAAAGGTTGATAATGAGATGAAAGGGCTCGCTAACTCAGTCAACCAAATGGTCTTCAATTTAGGCTGGGCTGTAATGGGGCCGGTTTCTACCGGAATCGTGATTCAATACGGCGCATACTGGGGATATGCGGCAGTATTTTCAATAACAGCTGTATTGTATGTGATTGGCTCTTTTTACTTCTTTTTCATGCTTAGGAGTTCTTTTTTTGAACGCCTTGCTAACAGTCAAAAAGTCGAAGTTAGTAATACAGCCGGATAA